One Elaeis guineensis isolate ETL-2024a chromosome 10, EG11, whole genome shotgun sequence genomic window carries:
- the LOC105053055 gene encoding LOW QUALITY PROTEIN: 3-oxoacyl-[acyl-carrier-protein] synthase II, chloroplastic (The sequence of the model RefSeq protein was modified relative to this genomic sequence to represent the inferred CDS: inserted 1 base in 1 codon): MAGYSVAAPLCTWLVAACVTASGGKEGPLAAPAPAVGEARRLSRSARRRRAAALRLDARDSSGGLMSALRGSGIQGLMSSCLAFEPCAEFYGSKGASAFFGESGFSLFGTSKAETTRRQRRAARASCVSGFNSVYMVSGKAMAVAVQPAKEIAEKKRTHTKKRRVVVTGMGVVTPLGVDPDIFYNNLLDGVSGISQIETFDCTNYPTRIAGEIKSFSTDGLVAPKLSKRMDKFMLYLLIAGKKALANGGVTEEVMSQLDKAKCGVLIGSAMGGMKVFNDAIEALRVSYKKMNPFCVPFATTNMGSAILAMDLGWMGPNYSISTACATSNFCILNAANHIIRGEADVMLCGGSDAAIIPIGLGGFVACRALSQRNSDPTKASRPWDIDRDGFVMGEGAGVLLLEELEHAKQRGANIYAEFLGGSFTCDAYHMTEPHPEGAGIALCIENALAQAGVAKEDVNYVNAHATSTPAGDLKEYQALIRCFGQNPELRVNSTKSMIGHLLGASGAVEAVAAIQAIRTGWVHPNVNLENPEKSVDINVLVGXRKERLDVKVALSNSFGFGGHNSSILFAPYK, translated from the exons aTGGCGGGATACTCGGTGGCGGCGCCGCTGTGCACGTGGTTGGTGGCAGCGTGCGTGACGGCGTCGGGTGGAAAGGAGGGGCCTTTGGCGGCGCCGGCGCCGGCGGTCGGGGAGGCGAGGCGGTTGAGCCGGTCGGCGAGGAGGCGGAGGGCGGCGGCGCTCCGCCTCGACGCCCGGGATTCCTCTGGAGGACTGATGTCGGCGCTCCGTGGATCGGGGATCCAGGGGCTGATGAGCTCCTGCCTCGCCTTCGAGCCTTGCGCGGAGTTCTACGGCTCTAAGGGCGCGTCGGCTTTCTTCGGAGAGAGTGGCTTCTCCCTCTTTGGGACGTCGAAGGCGGAGACTACGAGAAGGCAGCGAAGGGCCGCGCGCGCCTCTTGCGTCTCGG GTTTTAATTCAGTTTACATGGTCTCAGGCAAAGCAATGGCAGTAGCTGTGCAGCCTGCTAAGGAAATTGCAGAAAAGAAGAGAACCCATACAAAGAAGAGGAGAGTGGTCGTGACAGGGATGGGTGTGGTGACTCCACTGGGCGTTGATCCTGATATCTTCTACAATAACCTTCTTGATGGTGTCAGTGGTATAAGTCAAATTGAAACATTTGACTGTACCAACTATCCAACA AGAATTGCAGGAGAAATTAAATCTTTTTCAACAGATGGATTGGTGGCACCTAAATTATCTAAACGAATGGACAAATTCATGCTCTATTTACTTATTGCTGGAAAGAAAGCATTAGCCAATGGTGGGGTTACTGAAGAGGTCATGAGTCAGCTTGACAAGGCAAAATGCGGAGTGCTCATAGGCTCTGCGATGGGTGGAATGAAG gtTTTTAATGATGCCATCGAAGCTTTAAGGGTCTCATATAAGAAGATGAATCCATTTTGTGTTCCATTTGCAACGACAAATATGGGTTCTGCAATCCTTGCCATGGATCTG GGTTGGATGGGCCCAAATTACTCTATTTCAACTGCTTGTGCTACAAGCAATTTCTGTATCCTGAATGCAGCAAACCATATAATAAGAGGGGAAGCT GATGTGATGCTTTGTGGTGGATCAGATGCTGCTATTATACCAATTG GACTGGGGGGTTTTGTTGCTTGCAGAGCACTCTCGCAGAGAAATAGTGATCCGACTAAAGCGTCACGGCCTTGGGACATT GATCGTGATGGATTCGTGATGGGGGAGGGGGCTGGCGTGCTTCTACTGGAAGAATTAGAGCATGCTAAG CAAAGAGGAGCAAATATCTATGCTGAATTTCTTGGGGGAAGCTTCACATGTGATGCTTACCACATGACTGAGCCACATCCTGAGG GGGCAGGCATTGCTCTTTGCATTGAGAACGCATTAGCACAAGCAGGGGTAGCCAAAGAAGATGTTAATTATGTAAATGCTCATGCAACTTCAACACCTGCTGGTGACCTAAAAGAGTATCAAGCTCTCATTCGTTGTTTTGGGCAGAATCCTGAG CTGAGAGTGAACTCTACAAAATCAATGATTGGTCACCTACTAGGAGCTTCTGGTGCGGTGGAAGCTGTTGCTGCAATTCAG GCAATTCGAACAGGGTGGGTCCATCCAAATGTCAATCTCGAAAACCCAGAAAAAAGTGTG GATATAAATGTGCTGGTGG TCAGAAAGGAAAGGTTGGATGTGAAGGTGGCATTATCAAACTCATTCGGTTTTGGTGGTCACAACTCGTCTATCTTGTTTGCACCTTACAAATAG
- the LOC105053054 gene encoding LOW QUALITY PROTEIN: protein FAR1-RELATED SEQUENCE 6 (The sequence of the model RefSeq protein was modified relative to this genomic sequence to represent the inferred CDS: inserted 1 base in 1 codon) yields the protein MGRRPAAAQRDGRVDNIRPKTKKKSRRKAISIPDPPPAVEEPGSSREVIAPKTGMKFKTLEELCEFYNRYAQHLGFATKIKGSSRNRAYIQIMCWKGRKRDIRRTDALAPRPTLYTSCPALLKVRLCRFDGMYHLKEVVLDHNHELNPLRMHFYRDENMVGAGVKKREAHVAAAREESLALVEREWMSSVDEIQWLKLEKEDAEALHQFFRRMQANNSNFFYLIDIDGEGHLRNVFWADGRSRAAYRYFGDVILLDTSCLRSKYNVPLATFIGVNHHGQPLLVGCGLLSNENTRTYIWLFQAWLSCMSGQSPNAIITDQGKAIQEAVAQIFPGCPHRQCLWQIMKRIPNKLEGCAEYKEIKRAFKKTVYDSLSAHEFEQEWSKMLEKHSLVYNEWLRLLYQDRYHWAPIFVKDKFWAGLSATRRGENMDFFFDGHLESNTSLKQFLDKYEMAMESKYETEALADFESFHKVPPLFTQFYMEEQLSKIYTIDIFVKFQDEIKALVYCHPSLIRKDGLMYIFEVRERIRGKKXKMMEQKNYEVMFNANDQEVRCICHSFQYSGILCRHALSVFNFQDIDEIPSRYIVERWKKDFKGVHAVVCPPYEMVANGPMERYENLYKHCLKLAEVGTKTDDKYQFALKVINEAMEKLLEDNFICKGKQVKIVMTEPTIDCNNVDSSAINGNKDMGKDIEEIHDPKEPRKKGRKRRKEPAETLNNNKEKEQVNQTNAPVFLHPPLPLSYQHPFANPSWAQWSFQHMNQVQPSNLIYYAAAPVNHPQFGLFLNRDQLGDPRFSNSSGIPWSSQQILEKTQNPVALPGPKKKRKRKNDVVELSG from the exons ATGGGACGCCGGCCCGCCGCCGCCCAACGCGACGGAAGAGTCGACAACATCCGGCCGAAGACCAAGAAGAAGAGCCGGAGGAAGGCCATCTCCATTCCCGACCCTCCTCCG GCAGTGGAAGAACCAGGCAGCAGCAGAGAAGTCATAGCTCCCAAAACTGGAATGAAGTTTAAAACCTTAGAAGAGCTCTGTGAATTCTATAACCGGTATGCCCAGCATCTTGGATTTGCCACGAAGATTAAAGGGTCGAGCAGGAATCGTGCATATATACAGATCATGTGCTGGAAGGGCCGCAAGAGGGATATACGGAGGACCGATGCCCTTGCACCAAGACCGACTCTATATACCAGTTGCCCAGCGTTGCTCAAAGTGCGTCTGTGCCGCTTTGATGGCATGTACCACCTTAAAGAAGTTGTTCTTGACCACAACCATGAACTCAATCCACTCCGAATGCACTTCTACAGGGATGAGAATATGGTCGGGGCTGGTGTGAAAAAGCGTGAAGCACATGTTGCTGCAGCAAGGGAAGAGAGCTTAGCTTTGGTTGAAAGGGAGTGGATGAGCTCTGTTGATGAGATACAATGGTTGAAGCTTGAGAAAGAGGATGCTGAAGCTCTCCATCAGTTCTTTCGCCGCATGCAGGCTAACAATTCAAACTTTTTCTATCTGATAGATATAGATGGGGAGGGCCATCTGAGAAATGTTTTCTGGGCTGATGGCAGATCAAGAGCAGCATATCGGTACTTTGGTGATGTTATCTTATTGGACACATCTTGCTTGAGAAGCAAGTATAATGTGCCTTTAGCTACATTCATTGGAGTAAACCATCATGGCCAGCCACTGCTAGTGGGTTGTGGCTTGCTTTCAAATGAGAACACAAGAACCTACATATGGTTGTTTCAGGCATGGCTATCATGTATGTCAGGGCAATCTCCAAATGCCATAATCACTGACCAGGGCAAAGCCATACAAGAAGCAGTTGCTCAGATTTTCCCAGGTTGCCCCCATCGTCAATGCCTGTGGCAGATTATGAAAAGGATTCCTAACAAATTGGAAGGATGTGCAgaatataaagaaataaagagggcATTTAAGAAAACTGTGTATGACTCTTTAAGTGCTCATGAATTTGAACAAGAATGGAGTAAAATGCTTGAGAAACATAGTCTTGTATACAATGAATGGCTCAGGTTGTTATATCAGGATCGGTATCATTGGGCTCCTATTTTTGTGAAAGATAAATTTTGGGCAGGGCTGTCTGCTACCCGACGTGGTGAAAATATGGATTTCTTCTTTGATGGGCACTTAGAGTCAAATACTTCTTTAAAGCAGTTTCTTGACAAGTATGAGATGGCCATGGAGAGTAAGTACGAAACTGAAGCTCTAGCAGATTTTGAATCATTCCATAAGGTTCCACCATTGTTCACCCAATTCTACATGGAGGAGCAGCtttcaaaaatttatacaatTGACATATTTGTAAAGTTTCAGGATGAGATAAAGGCCTTAGTATACTGTCACCCTTCACTAATTAGGAAAGATGGTTTGATGTATATTTTTGAAGTCAGAGAACGTATAAGAGGAAAGA GTAAAATGATGGAGCAAAAAAATTATGAAGTTATGTTTAATGCAAATGACCAGGAGGTGCGATGCATTTGCCATTCTTTTCAGTACAGCGGCATTTTATGTAGGCATGCATTATCTGTGTTTAACTTTCAAGATATTGACGAGATCCCATCACGATACATTGTTGAACGCTGGAAAAAGGACTTTAAGGGTGTGCATGCTGTGGTTTGTCCTCCTTATGAAATGGTAGCCAATGGTCCAATGGAGCGTTATGAAAATCTGTACAAGCATTGCCTCAAACTTGCAGAGGTAGGGACCAAAACTGATGATAAATATCAGTTTGCACTAAAAGTAATAAATGAGGCAATGGAGAAGCTTCTTGAGGACAATTTCATATGCAAAGGCAAGCAGGTTAAGATTGTGATGACAGAACCTACAATAGATTGCAATAATGTTGATAGCTCTGCAATAAATGGCAACAAAGATATGGGTAAAGATATTGAGGAAATTCATGATCCTAAGGAACCAAGAAAGAAGGGACGGAAAAGGAGGAAAGAACCTGCTGAGACATTAAACAACAACAAAGAAAAG GAACAAGTTAACCAGACAAATGCACCAGTTTTTCTCCATCCTCCGCTACCTTTGAGCTACCAACATCCGTTTGCGAATCCATCATGGGCACAGTGGAGCTTTCAGCACATGAACCAGGTTCAGCCATCTAACTTAATTTACTATGCTGCGGCACCGGTGAACCACCCACAGTTTGGTCTCTTCCTAAATAGG GATCAGCTTGGTGATCCAAGATTTAGCAATAGTTCAGGAATTCCATGGAGCTCTCAGCAAATACTAGAG AAAACTCAAAACCCTGTGGCGCTTCCTGGTcctaagaaaaagaggaagagaaagaatgaTGTAGTAGAACTGTCAGGttga